The Sulfurimonas lithotrophica genome includes a region encoding these proteins:
- the secF gene encoding protein translocase subunit SecF — protein MEFFKYTKTFNFMGKSKLAMVLSIVLVLGSYVLLATKGLNYGVDFAGGTVIQVKYDKNAPIDDMREKLKSNKLFDGASITEFGSPDEVVIRMKSTTASVTVDIGDVTREALSGTGKYEIRRVDIVGPKVGNELREKGIMSLILATIGILIYVAFRFEWRFAVASIFALVHDVSIALGAITLVGLDVNLDVLAALLTILGYSLNDTIIVFDRIREGVSENRNSDLADSINESVTRTLARTTLTSLTTFFVVFTLFMFGGEIIHSFAFTLLVGIVVGTYSSIFVASPILMWFGFSVKNYHEKLAKKAQREAEKERMRAQYESGVM, from the coding sequence ATGGAATTTTTTAAATATACGAAAACCTTTAATTTCATGGGCAAGTCAAAACTTGCAATGGTTTTATCTATTGTTTTAGTTTTAGGCTCTTATGTTTTATTGGCTACAAAAGGTTTGAATTACGGTGTCGATTTTGCAGGCGGTACTGTCATACAGGTAAAGTATGACAAGAATGCACCTATTGACGATATGAGAGAGAAGCTAAAGTCTAATAAACTTTTCGATGGTGCATCTATAACAGAATTCGGCTCACCTGATGAGGTAGTTATCCGTATGAAAAGTACAACGGCTAGCGTAACCGTTGATATCGGTGATGTTACACGCGAAGCATTAAGCGGTACGGGTAAATATGAGATTCGCCGTGTAGATATAGTGGGTCCAAAAGTTGGAAACGAGTTAAGAGAAAAAGGTATTATGTCTTTAATTTTAGCTACTATCGGGATTTTAATCTATGTAGCATTTAGATTTGAATGGCGTTTTGCCGTTGCATCTATATTTGCTCTTGTACATGACGTCTCGATTGCTCTTGGAGCTATAACGCTAGTGGGACTTGATGTAAACTTGGATGTATTGGCAGCACTGCTTACGATTTTAGGTTATTCTCTAAACGATACCATTATCGTTTTTGACCGTATTCGTGAAGGTGTTTCAGAAAATAGAAATTCAGATTTGGCAGATAGTATCAATGAATCGGTTACACGTACTTTAGCCCGTACTACACTTACATCTTTGACTACATTTTTTGTTGTATTTACGCTGTTTATGTTTGGAGGCGAGATTATTCACTCTTTCGCGTTTACTTTACTTGTAGGTATAGTCGTGGGTACTTATTCCTCCATCTTTGTTGCATCTCCTATACTTATGTGGTTTGGTTTTTCAGTTAAGAACTACCATGAAAAGTTAGCTAAAAAAGCTCAAAGAGAAGCAGAAAAAGAGCGTATGCGTGCTCAATATGAATCCGGAGTGATGTAG